Genomic window (Trichocoleus sp.):
TACAGCAAAACTTCAGCCCGCTCTGTTAAACCGTGAACCCACTGCTGGAGCTGGTGCCTGTAGCGATCGAGGGAGGCGTTGCTCAGTTGGGTAGAGCCAAGCTGGAGCGTACCAGGAGCGCCATGAGAGAGGATATGAAGGCTTTGAACGGAGCGACGATCGGCAAGTGCTTGCGTGATTTGCTCAATCCCATCCTGTTCAGGTTCTAGGACGACAATCTCAATATCCGTAGAAACACTATTAACAAGATGCTGGTAGCTGCAAACTGATGGATCGGCAATAACGAGAGTTTTCATGAATGTTTGGTAGATGGAGAATGACCTAGAAACAAAAATATTTGCGTAAACTTACTGGAACACAAAAATCTAACTTTATCAATCCTGCCAGCAATACAGTAATTTTGCGTAAGAAGCGATTTTGGTTTGGCAAATCTGAACAATTGCTGCTGCGGACATTACCAAAACCTCATAAATGCTGCGTAATATTGACTACCTGTAGTGGTGAGCGATCGCTGCTGGAAGACTGCAAACAGATGCCAAACCAGCGCCAAATCAGGGATAGTGGTTAAAAGCCAGACCAAACTCTATACGTTCTATCAAGCACATGCCACCCTGGCGCTTATGAATGAATTGACCTAACAGGGCAACGACTCTTCGTAAAACTTATTGAGGTTAAAACTTTCCTTTAATGAGTAAAAGTTTTGGTTGATTTATCAAATTGTGAAGTATTTTTTGAACACAACGGAAAGGCTGCATTTTGACACAGCAACTCGATCGATCAAAAAGCAAGACTTGGCGCGAAACATGACAGGAATGATGCAGGAAAGGCATGATGGAGATGAGCTGCTGAAGCAATATTGAGCCAGATTGATTTCATCCCTGTTGTCATGACTGACCCCCTAATTCACCGATCGCCAAAGAACGATACTGCTGCCCTAACTGAAGTTGATGCCATCCTGAACCGTTTTGCTCACTTTGGGGTAGAACTCGGTCTAGAGCGAATTCAGCGGCTATTAACTCATTTAGGCAACCCCCAAACACAAGTTCCCATCTTGCACGTTGCCGGAAGTAACGGGAAAGGCTCAGTCTGTGCCTATTTGTCTTCAGTTCTTGCGGAAGCAGGGTATCGAGTTGGGCGCTACACTTCACCGCATTTGGTGAGCTGGTGTGAGCGGATTTCGGTCAACGGGCAGGATATCTCACCCGTCGCGCTTCGGGATCTGCTGCTGCAAGTTTTAGCGGCAATCCAGTCTGACCAGCCTTCACCCACTCAGTTTGAAGTCGTAACCGCCGCTGCATGGCTCTACTTTGCCCAACAAAAGGTTGATATTGCCGTTATTGAAGTGGGGCTGGGCGGACGGCTTGATGCCACCAACGTTTGCGATCGTCCCCTGGTCAGCATCATTACTTCCCTCAGCCGCGAACACTGGCAGCGCCTCGGACCGACGTTGGCAAATATTGCCTTTGAGAAAGCAGGCATTCTGAAACCCGCCTGTCCTGCTGTGATCGCTCCCCAACCCCCTGAAGCCGAACTCGTCCTCCAGCAGCGCCTCACTGAGCTGAACTGTCCTGCGCTTTGGGTCAAACCAGCGATCGATCTGGGTTTGGGATGGGCAGAATTTGTGGGCAGTGCAGCAGATGCGGAAAAAGAGGAAGGCACAAATCATCCCTTACCCATTCCCTACTCCCTGAAGTACCCTCTCCCACTTCTAGGTCAACACCAATTGATTAACTCCGCTCTCGCGATCGCAACGCTGCAAATTCTTCAGGCACAAGGATGGCAAATCAGCGAGAAGCAGATTGTACAGGGAATGGCAAAAACTCAGTGGTTGGGGCGGATGCAGTGGATGGAGTGGCAGGGGCAGCCGTTACTCATTGATGGGGCACATAACCCGGCAGGAGCGGCAATGCTGCGGCAATATGTGGATCAGAGTGAACGAGTCTTGCGTCCGGTGCGATGGGTAATCGGTATGATTGGCACAAAAGATCATCGCGATGTGCTGAAGGCTTTATTGCGTCCGGGCGATCGGCTCTCCCTGGTGCCTGTACCGGATCATCTTCCAGCCGATTTGCATGTATTGGCAGGTTTAGCGCAGGAGATTTGTCCTGAGTTGGCAGAAATTCGGGTTGACGAGGACGTTATTACCGGATTGGAAAGGGCGATCGATCCAACCTCAACGACTGTTCTCTGTGGTTCTCTCTATCTCATTGGACACTTTTTCAGCCTGCTGCAAGGTCAATCTGGACAGGTGCAAGAGCGAATCTAGCCCTGAGGAAAAGGAGTAACAAATCACCAGACATCTTCCGGAAGTTCGCTAGAGTGAGAAGACGCAGGATTTTCTGCAATGCTCTCCACATACACTCATCAGGAGTTTTGCAATGGCAGATGCAACGCCTCCATTCAGCCAGTCTCCCTTCGATTTTGCCCCTCATGCAACTCAAGATACAGAGCTGCTGCATCAGCTTAATTTTGTCCCTGGACTAAAAGAAATTTTGATGGTGCGTCAGGTGCACGCCCTAGAACATGCAACGGTTTGGGTTCTAAGTGAGACAATGCCTCCAGCACAATCAACCACTCCCCTTTCGTTTTTTTCCAGTGCAGCAGAGGTCAATCAACTGGGGGGAATGTCTACCAGTGAAGGGTTTTACCTCTATGGCAAGCTAGAGACATTAACGCTTCGCAGAGCCGTTCAACAAGCCCTTCAGCGGATGACGCAAGGAGAATGGGATCTGGCAGTACACCCTCGCTGCGGCACAAATCTCTCAGTGGGGATGCTAATGACGGCAGGTTTGGCGTTAGGGGCACATTTCGTCATGCCGCGCGATCCTGTGAGCCAATTGGTAGGCTTGGGTGCAGCCGCTCTGACGACAATGCAGCTCGCCCCTGAGATCGGTGGTTGGGTGCAAAAGTATCTAACGACTGCGGTTCCGTTTAACCTGACAGTTGCCGACATTCGATCGATCGCAGAACATCAGGGACATCCAGCGCATTTTGTTCGGGTTCAGTGGATTGAACGTTAATTGATGTTTCAACATCGGTCTGCATATTCAGCAATAAAACTTAAAGCTCTGATCAGTTGAACGCTCAAACAGACGTAGTACGCTGAAAGACGATTCCTGTCATGTAAAACCCCGCCTAGCAATCCATTTCATCGATTTAAGTGATTCATTTGAATTGATGTTGGTTAATGCTGTGGGGCAGTTTTATAAAACAAACCCTCAAAGGAAAATACTCATGGTTCAACGCGGTTCTAAGGTTCGGATTCTCCGGAAAGAGTCTTTCTGGTACAACGAAGTTGGTACTGTTGCGTCGATCGACCAGAGCGGTATCAAGTACCCCGTCATTGTTCGCTTTGACAGCGTCAACTACAACGGCTCCAGCGGTTCTTCGGGTGGTGTCAACACCAACAACTTTGCTCTAGCCGAAGTGACCGAAGTTGAAGCTCCCAAGGCTGCTGCAAAAGCGGCGAAGGCATAAGGCTCTACAGTAAGAAAGCGGTTTCGCTTGATCTAACTTGTGCCTGAACTGCCAGAAGTTGAAACAGTTCGTCGGGGTCTCAATCGCGTGACCCTGAACCAACCTTTGAGGGGTGGGAATGTGCTGCTCCATCGCACGATCGCCTACCCCTTCTCTGCTGCCGATTTTTTAGCCGGAATTGAGGGAAAGTCGATCGTCCAGTGGCATCGACGCGGCAAATATTTGTTGGCGGAGTTGAGTGAAGCAGGAGAAAAGCTGCCATCCCCCGTTACTCAAAATCTAAGCTGGCTTGGCGTCCACCTCCGCATGACCGGACAACTGCTCTGGATGACCGAAGACGAGCCCCTACAGAAGCATTGTCGAGTGCAGTTGTTTTTTCCTGAAAGACGCGAGTTGCGCTTTGTCGATCAGCGGACATTTGGGCAGATGTGGTATGTGCCGCCCGATCGCACACCCGAAGAGATCATTCCAACCTTAAAGCTGTTGGGAGTTGAGCCATTATCAGACGCATTCACCGTTGAATATTTGGTCGAACGATTGCGCGATCGAAAACGCCCGATTAAAAATGCGCTTTTGGATCAAACGATCGTGGCTGGAATTGGAAATATCTATGCGGATGAGTCATTGTTTTTGAGCGGAATTCGACCAGAGACTTTATCCGCAAATTTGCAGCTAGACCAAATCGCCAAACTGCATGGGGCGATCGTGCGCGTCTTGCAAGACAGCATTGGCGCAGGCGGCACCACCTTCAGCGATTTTCGAGACGTCTCCGGCATCAACGGCAACTATGGCGGCATTGCCTGGGTTTACGATCGCAAAGGTGAACCTTGCCGAACCTGTGATACGCCAATCGAGCGGACTAAGATGGCAGGACGATCGGCGCACTATTGCCCAAATTGTCAGCAGTAACTTGGTGAGCAGTAACTTGGTGAGCAGTCAGTTGATAAACAACTTCGAGGAATCGCTGGATAACAGCAGATCGATCGTCTTTTCGCCAAACAATCGCAATTTGAGCTTTTGGGGTTGGTTCAATGAGCGATCGGTAAACAACTCCGGTTCGCTGCAAGTTTTGGAGGGAAATGGGAACGATCGCGATGCCAATTTCGGCAGCCACTAAACTGATAATTGTTTGCATCTGAATTGCCTCTTGCACCACGTTTGGGCTGAAGCCGCTTTGTTGACACAAACTAATAATTTGGTCATACAGCCCAGGAGCCAGAAGACGCGGAAAGAGAATAAAAGGTGCAGACGAAATCGATAATAAAGAGATACAAGATTGATGAATCAATGAATGATTTTCGGGAAGCGCAACGACTAATGGTTCTTCCAAAATTGTCATCGTTTGCAGAAATGAATCATCGATCGGTGGACGAATAAACCCGACATCAATCCGGCTTTCACTGAGCCACTGTAACTGTTGATCAGTCGTTAGTTCATGGAGTTCAAGTTTTACTTCTGGTAAATAAGTCCGCGCCGATTGCAAAATTCCTGGCAGCACATTATAAGCAGCCGAACTGACAAACCCGATCGCCAACTGCCCCTTCTCGCCCCGACTCACCTGCCGTCCTGTTTGAACTGCTTGATCAAGCTGCCGCAATAGTTTTCGCGCTTCTAGCAAAAAGGTTTCCCCGGCTTCGGTTAACTGAACCGATCGCTTGGTGCGGTAAAACAACTGAAACCCTAATTCTGCTTCAAACTGCCGGATTTGCTGACTCAGAGGAGGTTGCGCCATGTGCAGACGCTCGGCAGCACGTCCGAAGTGCAATTCTTCAGCAACAGCGATGAAATAGCGCAGGTGGCGGAGTTCGATCATGGGATTCATTTTCGCACCCTTAATATGCAGGAGATCTTAATTGCACCCTAAAAATATATTGGACATACTCGATCGCATCTCATACCGTGAGATCAGCAATGCGTTGAGGTTGCCGCAATGATGAATCAAATCTCAGTTTCCGAACCGGGATGGAATGCCAGCCTTTATCAGAAGAACTATGGCTTCATCTGGCAGTATGGTGAAAACCTGATTGACCTGCTTGCACCACAGCCAGGAGAGCGAATTTTAGATTTGGGGTGCGGCACAGGGCAACTCACCACCAAAATTGCCGAAACAGGCGCAGAAGTTGTGGGGATCGATCGTTCTCCAGAAATGATCGCAACCGCAAAGCAAAACTATCCAGAGTTATTGTTTGAAGTTGCAGATGCCCGTCAGCTTCAGTTTCCTCAACCGTTCGATGCCGTCTTCTCAAATGCAGTGTTGCACTGGATTTTGGAACCCGATGCAGCAATTCGATCGATTTATCAAGCCCTAAAACCAGGGGGTCGATTGGTTGCAGAGTTTGGTGGCAAAGGGAACGTTAACGGGGTTGTCGCCGCTTTAAAGGAGGCACTCGTTGCAGTAGGCTGTTCGATCGATTCCAATCTCTGGTACTTCCCCAGCATCAGCGACTATACGACTCGCCTGGAACAGCAGGGATTTGAAGTGACCTATGCGGCTTTGTTCGATCGCCGCACCGCTTTGGCATCCGGCGAAACCGGACTGGTCAACTGGCTACAGATGTTTGCCGAAAAATTTATTGGAGGACTCCCAAATGAACAACAAACTGAAGTGATTCGATCAATTGAAACTCGGCTACGTCCCCTGTTTTTTCAAAATGGAACTTGGACGATCGACTATCGCAGAATTCAAATCAGAGCAATTCGCCGCTAAAGTTTGTCAGTCAAAGTTTCCAAAATTAGAGAATTTAGGGGACAAATGCAGCATCGTTAAAGCTTCTCAGACATCTTTTAACGCTGGACATCTTTTTAGCTAGGATCAAACATCGGGCTGATCTTGCCAACCCACTACACAGGAACATCTCATTTCGCCATGAGCAAAGGCACACTTTTCGATAAAGTTTGGGATTTACATACCGTCAGTACTTTTCCTTCTGGGCAAACGCAACTCTTCATCGGACTGCATCTGATTCACGAAGTCACCAGTCCTCAAGCCTTTGCCATGCTGCGCGATCGAGGGCTAAACGTTTTGTTTCCAGAACGCACTGTCGCCACTGTCGATCACATCGTCCCGACCACGAATCAGTCGCGCCCCTTTGCCGATGATCTGGCAGAGGAAATGATGCAGTCTTTAGAGAAAAACTGCGCCGAAAACGGCATTCGATTCTACAACATTGGGTCTGGCAGCCAGGGCATTGTCCATGTGATTGCCCCAGAACAAGGCTTAACGCAACCCGGCATGACGATCGCCTGCGGAGACAGCCACACTTCAACTCACGGAGCCTTCGGCGCGATCGCTTTCGGCATTGGCACCAGTCAGGTACGGGATGTCCTCGCTTCCCAAACACTGGCACTCGCTAAGCTAAAAGTCCGCAAGATCGAAGTCAACGGCAAACTGCCAACCGGGGTCTATGCCAAAGATGTCATCCTACACATCATCCGCAAACTGGGTGTGACAGGCGGTGTGGGCTATGCCTATGAATTCGCTGGAACCACCTTTGAACAGATGAGCATGGAAGAACGGATGACCGTCTGCAATATGGCGATCGAGGGTGGCGCACGCTGCGGCTATGTCAATCCGGATCAGGTGACTTATGACTATCTCCAGGGTCGAGAATTCGCGCCGCAAGGAGCCGAGTGGGACAAAGCGGTTGGCTGGTGGAATTCCCTTCGCAGTGATGCTGATGCCGTCTACGACGATGTGGTCGTCTTCAATGCTGCCGACATTCCCCCGACCGTGACTTGGGGCATCACACCTGGGCAAGGCATTGGCGTTGATCAGCCCGTTCCCACCCCCGAAGAACTTTCCGAACAAGATCGAACGATCGCCCAGGAAGCTTATCAGTATATGGAGCTGCAGCCCGGACAGCCGATTCAGGGTACGCCGATCGATGTTTGCTTTATCGGTAGCTGTACAAATGGACGGATTAGCGATCTGCGAGAAGCGGCAAAAATCGCCAAAGGTCGCCGTGTGGCAGAGAGCGTCACTGCCTTTGTGGTTCCGGGTTCCGAGCGAGTCAAACAGCAAGCTGAGGCAGAAGGACTGCATGACATTTTTGTGGCAGCAGGTTTCGAGTGGCGTGAACCGGGATGCTCGATGTGTCTGGCAATGAACCCCGATAAGCTGGTCGGACGGCAAATCAGCGCTTCTTCCTCCAACCGTAACTTTAAGGGTCGTCAAGGTTCTGCATCCGGTCGTACACTGCTCATGAGTCCGGCAATGGTCGCAGCAGCAGCGATCGCAGGTCACGTAACCGATGTGCGCGAATTACTATAGCTCACAGATCCGGTATTTTGACGCAACATTTGACCCAACAGAAGCTTGGTGTAACAGACGATCGGCTAGAGGAGAATGTATGACGACGAAAGAGCAAATTATTCAAGCCCTCGATCGGATGCCAGAATCTTCACTGCAAAAAGTGTTGGCGTTTACAAAGGAACTCCAGTTCAAAGCAAACTCGCCTGAAGCAGCTTTAGATGAGCAAGCCTGGCAAGCTTATCTAGAGTCTGAACAAGAAAGGGAAGAGGTGTATCGTCGTCTTGCAAACTCCTAAATTTCTGAACCTCCAGCTTGTGTTGAGGTTGCACAACAGGCAGATCGAGCGATTTGGTGGTTCTCTCGGCATCCGAGACCAGGGTTTGCTAGAGTCTGCCCTTGCCCAACCTGAAGCAACCTTCGGCGGCGAATTACTGCACTCAACCCTTTACGACCAAGCTGCTGCTTATCTTTACCATCTGTCGCGCAATCACCCATTTGTTGACGGCAACAAGCGTACTGCCTTCGCTGTAACGGATACATTTCTGCGACTTAATGGCTGTGTACTGACACTCACGAATGACCAAATTTATGAGCTAGTCTTGCAGGTCGCGCAGGGTCAGATGGACAAGGAAGAATTAGCGATCGTCCTCAAATCCAACGTCATTCTCAAAGAAAACTAGAACCTTATTTCTTTAATCAGGAGAAAAATTTCATGAGTCAAGTTCAATCCGTTTCTGGTCGTGCAGTTCCCCTTGTTGGAAATGACATCGACACCGATCGCATCATCCCAGCTCGCTTCTTGCGCTGCGTCACTTTCGATGGACTGGGAGCACAGGTGTTTGCAGACGATCGGACTCAAAACCCAAACCATCCGTTCAACCAACCCCAATATCAAGGTGCAACGCTCCTGGTCGTTAATCGTAACTTTGGCTGCGGCTCCTCACGGGAACATGCACCCCAGGCAATTGCGAAGTGGGGCATTCAGGCGATCGTTGGTGAAAGCTTTGCCGAGATTTTCTTTGGCAACTGTGTTGCAATGGGCATTCCTTGTGTCACGGCTGACGCAACAGTAATTTCTCAGTTACAGGAGCAAATTACAGCCCATCCCGAAGCGCCAATCACGCTAAACTTGGAGAAGATGCAGGTTAACATTGGAGACTTTTCTGCCCCTGTTTCAATGGGTAAAGGAGCACGGAATATGTTCCTCAGCGGTACGTGGGATGCTTGCGGTCAACTGGTCGCTCAAGCCGATCGGATCCGTCAGACAGCATCTCAGCTACCCTATATTCAATGGGGGCAAGCGACCGCCTAGTTGCAAAGCAGGTTTTTCTGTAGTGATAAGATAACTATTTGTCAAACCTTCAGAGCCAAACTACAGATTCGCCACTAGAACAGGGCATACTGGATTCAGATTCGGTATGTCCAATGTGTTTATTTTTGCCAGGGCAGTGGCTTAACAAGGGCAGACAGTTCAAAAACCTCTGTCTAATTTCACACACTTCGGAGCCAGAAGGTGAAAATAATAATAGGTTCAGTTTGCTCCAGGGCTGTCGGTGATATCTTTTTGTATTAACTCTGTCCTGTCTCCGCTTGCACCCGTTCACCTTTCCCTTGATGGATTTTTGAGGCTACGCCAATGATCGAGATGAAAGTCGCTGGAATCGCCTTGGATGCAGTCTCTCGCAGCCCGATCGTCTTACTGCGAGATGCTACAGAACGTCGCCAGTTGCCCATCTATATTGGACAAGATCAGGCGAGAGCGATCATCAGTGCGCTGGAAGGACAAACGCCGCCCCGTCCGTTGACCCATGATTTGATGGTCAATATGATGGATGAGTGGGACATGGTGTTGGAGCGCATTGTGATTCACTCCCTCCAAGACAACACCTTCTACGCCATTCTTCAGGTGCGGCAGGGAGAAGCCAAAAAAGAAATTGACTCTCGCCCCAGTGATGCCATTGCCATTGCCCTCCGGACAAAAAGCCCCATTTGGGTGATGGAAGAAGTCGTCGCTGATGCTTCGATTCCGGTCGATCGCGATGCCGACGAAGCCGAACGAAAAGCTTTCCGCGATTTTCTCTCAAACCTGCGTCCCGAAGACTTTAAGCAAGGTGGGCGGTTCACGAAGCAGGATGAGGGATAGGCACCCTTTACCGCTTCCTATGCGCTACCGTCGGTTTGGTAAAACAAATCTACTGCTGTCTGTTTTCTCGTTAGGAACGATGCGCTACTTAGCGTCTGAGGAGAACGCAATCAAGACGGTGCAGGCAGCGATCGAGCAAGGCATTAACCACATTGAGACTGCTAGAGGCTACGGCAACAGTGAGCTGTATTTAGGGGCAGCATTGCGATCGGGTTTGCCCTTGTCGCGGGATCAGCTTTATCTCACCAGCAAGATTCCGCCCACTCCAGACGCAGAAGCAATGGCAAGAGCGATCGAGGAGTCTCTCAGCCGGTTAGGCGTTGATTATCTGGATTGTTTGGGCATTCATGGGCTAAATACCTGGGAGCATTTGGGCTGGATTGAAGACCCTCAAGGCTGTATGCAGGCAGTACGCCAAGCGATCGATGCTGGATTGGTGCGTCATGTGGGCTTCTCGACTCATGCGCCTCTGGAAATCATATTGCGGGCGATCGAGACAGATCAGTTTGAGTTCGTCAATCTGCACTATTACCTGTTCAACCAGCGCAATGCAGCGGCAGTGGCTCTCGCGCATCAAAAGGACATGGGCGTATTTATCATCTCACCTGCGGATAAAGGTGGAATGCTCTATACGCCACCCCAGACCCTCAGCGATCTCTGCCGACCGTTTACGCCATTGGAGCTAAACTATCGGTTTCTGTTGAGCGATTGCCGCATCACAACCTTGAGTGTCGGGGCAGCCAAGCCAGAGGAGTTGGAGTTGCCGCTCCCAATGGGCGATCGAACGGAGCCGCTGACACCAGAAGAACAGAAAACCCTGGAAGGGCTATATCTGCACCAGGAAGCCGCATTAGGCACGGATCACTGTCGCCAATGCTTTGAGTGTCTGCCCTGTCCGGAGAATATTAACATTCCAGAAGTTCTGCGGCTGCGCAACTTGACCGTCGCCTATGATATGCAAACTTTTGGAGAATATCGCTATCAAATGTTTGAAAATGCGGGGCACTGGTTTCCGGGCATGAAAGCGAGTCGCTGTACTGATTGCGGAGATTGCTTGCCTCGCTGCCCCGAAGAACTCAACATTCCAAGCCTGCTCCGAGACACGCACGATCGCCTCAACGGCGCACCAAGACGGAGGCTGTGGGGGTAGCAGCTCAGAGGCAGGGGAAAAATCTTGGCGTTGCTAAATCCAGGGATGGTTCACCCCCTAACCAAGCGGACTGGCTGAAGCCGGGGCACTGCGGTCAACTCCTAAAGATATGCTTAAATTCATTGCGGCAAGTTTGGGTCAGAATAGCCCGGTAAAAACCGCAATCGAACGGTCGATAGGACTGGGGCGATCGGGCTGGCTTGGCAACTCTTAAACCTGCATGGAGGATTGACTCTGCACTAGCACAATGGCGGTACAGGAGGTTACTCTCGCTTTTTAGCGATCGACAGAACGCATCAGACGGGCGTGGTTTTGCTGGCAAACTCTGGTGATAGACTGGCAAACGACAATTCACTGGACGAGATTGACGGACAGCTCCTTCTCGCGGCGGCACAAATCCCGCTGGAGTAACCTACAGTGAAAGATAGATTGGCAGTAAGGAAAGATGCGATGTCTGATGCTGGAGTTGTGTTTTTGGCAGGGGCAAGTCGGGGGATTGGGCGAGAAATTGCTCAGCGGCTCGTCAACCGATCGCTTAAGGTCAGAGCACTTTTACGCTCTCCAGCCACGCAAGCCGAGCTAGAAGCAATGGGAATTGAGACGGTGATGGGCGATGCCTTGAATCCAGATGAAGTGGATCAAGCGATGTTGTTGGCTCCTGTCAAAGCAGTGATCAGTACGATCGGTGGGTTGCCTCAGGACGGGCAGCGATCGGACTATCTGGGTAACAAGAATTTGATTGATGCGGCAGTAAAAGCCAATGTCCAGAAGTTTATTTTAGTGACTTCGTTAGGGGCTGGCAAAAGCAAAGTTGCCCTCTCTCCGCAGGTTTTACAGGCGTTAGGGGCAGTTTTGGCAGAGAAAGAGCAGGCGGAGCAATACCTCATTCAGAGCGGCTTGACCTATACAATTATTCGACCAGGCGGGCTGAAGTCAGAGTCGCCCACCGGAACTGCTGTTTTAACACCCGACTATACGATCGCGGGTTCAGTGCATCGGGCAGATGTCGCAGATTTAGTCTGTCAGTGTTTAGTATCCGAAAAGGCAAATAATCGGGTACTTTCTGCAATCGATCGCCAAATGCTTTACGTGCAGCGAGCCTTTGAAGCCTTCTATGCCGATTAGCCTTAACCGAGACTAACCAAGTCGAGCGATCGGTTGATTTAGTCGAGGTCTACCAAACCGCTCCCAGGCACTACCGCCCCGCAAGAATAGCTCCATCCAACGAATATTCCGTCCTTCGATTGTCTGCCAGCCAGAGCTACCGGGGGAAAATGCCAATGTGCCTTCCGGAACGCGGAAACTGCCATCCGAGTAAATGGCATCACTGACGACATCACCAATCCGAACCACAATTTTGGTTTCAGGTTGCAGATCGATCGTGTCTGCCGGAATCGTGGTTTTGATGTTGCCGTAGCCATCTATCCAGGCAATGCGATCGAGCGGGGCATCGGGTAACTGAGCTGGATCAAGCGGTTCTCCTAGCAGGCTGAAATCGTCTAGCGCAATTGCTGCTGCCGCTGGCGGAAAGACATCCCGCGATCGAAACTGAGAGCCGCCGCGCGACACATTAATGCTGTGCAACGCCTTCGCCTGATTTTTGATAAACGAGAGCGTATAGCCCGCATTCACGCCTACCACCTTCACGCCATTGTGCAACAGCGCATAAGTCAAGCCTTCACCCTCGTTGTCACGTCGGGCTTCTGGATCATCCTGGCGCGGGGCGCAGTTGTGATAGATGAGGCGATCGGGTGAGCCTGGATTCAACCCCAGTTGAGCGATCCAAAAGCCAGTCGCTAAGGTGCTAAAGGGTGGCACTGAGAGTTGATGGATTTGTGCCTGGGGCAGTGCCATGAGGAGACGCTGCTGCACTTCTGCAAAGGCAGGATCACCAATGCCATAGTCTGCGATAAGAGAGATAAACATAGACAGGAGTTAGGTTAAGTAGGGGGCAGGAGCACATTGTCTCCCAGGATTTAGATGATCGGGGGATTCAGGAGGGATACCCGTTTTCCGATCCTCTTATTTTTATTTCACATCATGCCGTAGAAAATGGATGTCGTCTGCACCGCTCTA
Coding sequences:
- a CDS encoding bifunctional nuclease family protein, with translation MIEMKVAGIALDAVSRSPIVLLRDATERRQLPIYIGQDQARAIISALEGQTPPRPLTHDLMVNMMDEWDMVLERIVIHSLQDNTFYAILQVRQGEAKKEIDSRPSDAIAIALRTKSPIWVMEEVVADASIPVDRDADEAERKAFRDFLSNLRPEDFKQGGRFTKQDEG
- a CDS encoding aldo/keto reductase, with the translated sequence MRDRHPLPLPMRYRRFGKTNLLLSVFSLGTMRYLASEENAIKTVQAAIEQGINHIETARGYGNSELYLGAALRSGLPLSRDQLYLTSKIPPTPDAEAMARAIEESLSRLGVDYLDCLGIHGLNTWEHLGWIEDPQGCMQAVRQAIDAGLVRHVGFSTHAPLEIILRAIETDQFEFVNLHYYLFNQRNAAAVALAHQKDMGVFIISPADKGGMLYTPPQTLSDLCRPFTPLELNYRFLLSDCRITTLSVGAAKPEELELPLPMGDRTEPLTPEEQKTLEGLYLHQEAALGTDHCRQCFECLPCPENINIPEVLRLRNLTVAYDMQTFGEYRYQMFENAGHWFPGMKASRCTDCGDCLPRCPEELNIPSLLRDTHDRLNGAPRRRLWG
- the leuD gene encoding 3-isopropylmalate dehydratase small subunit, producing MSQVQSVSGRAVPLVGNDIDTDRIIPARFLRCVTFDGLGAQVFADDRTQNPNHPFNQPQYQGATLLVVNRNFGCGSSREHAPQAIAKWGIQAIVGESFAEIFFGNCVAMGIPCVTADATVISQLQEQITAHPEAPITLNLEKMQVNIGDFSAPVSMGKGARNMFLSGTWDACGQLVAQADRIRQTASQLPYIQWGQATA
- a CDS encoding SDR family oxidoreductase; the protein is MSDAGVVFLAGASRGIGREIAQRLVNRSLKVRALLRSPATQAELEAMGIETVMGDALNPDEVDQAMLLAPVKAVISTIGGLPQDGQRSDYLGNKNLIDAAVKANVQKFILVTSLGAGKSKVALSPQVLQALGAVLAEKEQAEQYLIQSGLTYTIIRPGGLKSESPTGTAVLTPDYTIAGSVHRADVADLVCQCLVSEKANNRVLSAIDRQMLYVQRAFEAFYAD